One stretch of Gemmatimonadota bacterium DNA includes these proteins:
- a CDS encoding aryl-sulfate sulfotransferase: MRTSGFLSSAKLVITAGWLVVHSAGSFAQGTAQQRAASGLDEQRGLRINADSASPGYVLFGPLLSDTTYLIDNDGQVVHTWQSDYAPTGSSYLRDNGNLMRGGREPVLHGISAGGQGGNIQEFTWDGELIWQIDLNTEDRLLHHDIEILPNGNVLAIAWDVKTAEEARQAGRRPNLIPERGLWPDMILEYEPQPPDSARVVWEWHAWDHLIQDYDPELDDYGDLAEHPERIDINGDVLPPSAEELELLRTQGFIDPDADPAEDSDLIHANAIQYNAALDQIVISAHDYHELWVIDHSTTTEEAAGSTGGRYGMGGDLLYRWGNSRTYGRGTENDRRMGGQHDAQWIPEGFPGAGNILVFNNNAPGADGPVTSVDELQIPINADGHYVLSHGASFSPSAPVWSYSAPGLRASFISGAHRLINGNTLITSGPRGRLLEVTPDQEVVWEYWTPYSGEVFLPDGSRP; this comes from the coding sequence ATGAGAACCAGCGGCTTCCTTTCATCGGCGAAGCTTGTGATCACCGCCGGCTGGCTGGTCGTTCACAGCGCTGGTTCCTTCGCCCAGGGGACTGCGCAGCAGCGCGCAGCGTCGGGGCTCGACGAGCAAAGAGGTTTGCGGATCAACGCGGACAGCGCTTCGCCGGGTTATGTCCTGTTCGGACCACTTCTCTCTGACACGACCTATCTCATCGACAACGATGGTCAGGTTGTGCATACGTGGCAGAGCGACTACGCGCCGACCGGCTCCAGCTACCTTCGTGACAACGGCAACTTGATGCGCGGAGGGCGCGAACCGGTATTACATGGGATTTCAGCTGGTGGGCAGGGTGGCAACATCCAGGAGTTTACCTGGGACGGTGAGCTGATCTGGCAGATTGATCTGAATACGGAGGACCGACTGCTCCATCACGACATCGAGATTCTCCCGAACGGCAATGTGTTGGCCATAGCCTGGGACGTCAAGACTGCCGAGGAGGCGCGCCAGGCGGGCCGTCGCCCGAACCTCATACCCGAACGCGGGCTGTGGCCGGACATGATTCTCGAGTACGAGCCGCAACCGCCAGATAGCGCACGGGTGGTTTGGGAGTGGCACGCCTGGGACCACCTGATTCAGGACTATGATCCCGAGCTTGATGACTACGGGGACCTGGCGGAGCATCCCGAACGCATCGACATCAACGGCGACGTGCTACCGCCCTCCGCGGAGGAGTTGGAGCTGCTGCGCACGCAGGGCTTTATCGATCCCGACGCGGATCCTGCCGAGGACTCCGATCTGATTCACGCGAACGCGATTCAGTACAACGCTGCGTTGGATCAGATTGTAATCAGCGCTCATGACTACCATGAGCTGTGGGTCATCGACCACAGCACGACCACCGAGGAGGCCGCGGGGAGCACAGGCGGCCGTTACGGCATGGGCGGCGACCTGCTCTATCGTTGGGGCAATTCGCGCACGTACGGTCGCGGAACAGAGAATGACCGACGCATGGGTGGACAACACGACGCCCAGTGGATTCCGGAAGGCTTCCCTGGCGCCGGGAATATCCTGGTCTTCAACAACAATGCTCCGGGCGCTGATGGCCCTGTCACCTCCGTCGACGAGCTACAGATACCGATCAACGCCGACGGACACTATGTGTTGAGCCACGGTGCATCCTTCAGCCCGTCGGCGCCCGTCTGGAGTTACTCGGCACCGGGATTGCGCGCCAGCTTTATCTCTGGTGCCCATCGCCTGATCAATGGCAACACGCTGATCACGTCGGGTCCCCGCGGACGTCTTCTTGAGGTGACTCCGGATCAGGAGGTCGTCTGGGAATACTGGACGCCTTACTCTGGTGAAGTGTTCCTGCCGGACGGGTCTCGTCC
- a CDS encoding DUF6152 family protein, protein MRWAAILGLSMLPAAVAGHHSTAEYDRSVIHELEGVLVGVHWRNPHVMFTVQVSDPDGDTEEWELATGAVYAVERAGLVEEAFSVGGQVRAAGWRSTQRPAAMMVTNLLLPSGEEVLFSQASRNRWSDNYSGGQWLNERVRREELGLYRVWSADRATYTDAVRGIDIQLTASAQARMTDTPQFDPCLPQGMPAVMLNPLPVEFVDRGDHIDLQLTAFAVLRTINMIAQANPDDVPASALGYSVGRWVGDTLEVRTTRVGWPYVDDAGRPQTEDVEILERFSLVDDGNVLRYQQTVIDPASLVEPVTLSWDWIDIGEESIEPLYCE, encoded by the coding sequence ATGAGATGGGCCGCGATACTCGGGTTGTCCATGCTTCCGGCCGCAGTAGCTGGACACCATTCGACCGCTGAGTACGATCGAAGCGTCATTCATGAGCTTGAAGGAGTGCTGGTTGGAGTCCACTGGAGGAATCCGCATGTGATGTTCACTGTGCAAGTGAGCGATCCAGACGGAGATACCGAGGAGTGGGAGCTGGCGACCGGTGCGGTGTACGCGGTCGAGAGAGCCGGGCTTGTTGAAGAGGCATTTTCCGTCGGTGGGCAGGTTCGGGCCGCAGGCTGGCGGTCGACCCAACGCCCTGCAGCGATGATGGTGACCAATCTGCTGCTTCCCAGTGGGGAGGAGGTCTTGTTCTCCCAGGCGAGCAGGAATCGCTGGTCGGACAACTACTCTGGCGGGCAATGGCTCAACGAGCGGGTCAGGCGTGAAGAACTTGGCCTCTATCGGGTCTGGAGCGCAGATAGGGCAACTTATACCGATGCCGTCAGAGGCATTGACATCCAGCTGACCGCCTCGGCGCAGGCCAGGATGACCGATACGCCCCAGTTCGACCCCTGTTTGCCGCAGGGAATGCCGGCCGTAATGCTCAATCCCCTGCCAGTTGAGTTCGTTGACCGCGGGGACCACATTGACCTGCAGCTCACCGCGTTTGCGGTACTACGCACCATCAACATGATTGCCCAAGCGAATCCTGATGATGTGCCCGCCTCAGCCCTGGGCTATTCCGTAGGCCGGTGGGTAGGTGACACGCTCGAGGTTCGTACGACACGTGTTGGATGGCCTTATGTGGATGATGCGGGTAGGCCGCAGACCGAGGATGTCGAGATACTGGAGCGGTTTTCTCTTGTCGATGACGGAAACGTGCTCAGATACCAGCAGACTGTCATCGACCCAGCTTCGTTGGTCGAGCCGGTAACGCTAAGCTGGGACTGGATTGATATCGGCGAGGAGAGCATAGAGCCGCTGTACTGTGAATGA
- a CDS encoding DUF6152 family protein gives MDNIMRYQESLSVFFLAALGMIPAYSHHAASAAFDVTEYIEIEGYVDEFIFKNPHVNVVLTVTDDDGVEGSWMATAPSTAAMRRWGWTADTFQEGQYLRVVGHPRRDAGPMVLLERRAFTAGSDAVAEIDPADGSVIRNLASTDRLQRRTADSLNPTLDDGRPNLTGTWFGGDPGSTDRPPAPWNEAGRTMQAAFDAAADPAFTDCEAPGLVRTVTTIHSVEIEQHDDRVVVAFEGGGDGRVIYLDGRGSDTDEHTRLGHAVARYENGALVIETTQLASRLSSISGHLLSDQATTVETYRRADDPVLGPRLEMSIVVTDPVYLDGPWEMGWQKPHAAEEYEFTGVDCRLPLRASSN, from the coding sequence ATGGACAACATCATGAGATACCAAGAAAGCTTGTCGGTATTTTTCCTTGCGGCACTGGGGATGATTCCCGCCTATTCACATCACGCGGCCTCGGCGGCGTTTGACGTCACCGAGTACATCGAGATCGAGGGCTACGTGGACGAATTCATCTTCAAGAACCCGCACGTGAATGTCGTTCTCACGGTGACCGATGACGATGGAGTCGAAGGGTCGTGGATGGCCACGGCGCCCTCGACGGCCGCGATGCGACGTTGGGGCTGGACGGCGGACACGTTCCAGGAAGGTCAGTATCTCCGCGTGGTGGGTCACCCCAGACGAGATGCCGGGCCGATGGTACTGTTGGAGCGGCGGGCGTTCACGGCAGGCAGTGACGCGGTCGCCGAGATCGATCCTGCCGACGGCTCGGTGATTCGCAATCTCGCGAGCACCGACCGGCTCCAAAGGCGCACCGCCGACTCCCTGAACCCGACGCTCGACGATGGCCGGCCTAATCTCACGGGCACCTGGTTCGGGGGCGACCCCGGGAGCACGGACAGACCGCCGGCACCATGGAACGAAGCCGGCAGAACCATGCAGGCAGCGTTCGATGCCGCCGCCGATCCCGCCTTCACTGACTGCGAAGCCCCGGGGCTCGTGCGTACGGTCACGACCATCCATTCCGTAGAGATTGAGCAACACGACGACCGCGTGGTCGTGGCATTTGAAGGGGGTGGCGACGGGCGCGTCATCTATCTGGATGGGCGGGGATCCGACACGGATGAACATACCCGGCTCGGTCATGCCGTGGCCCGCTATGAGAACGGCGCGCTGGTGATCGAAACGACACAACTGGCGAGCCGGCTGTCGTCAATCAGCGGTCACCTGTTGAGCGATCAAGCCACAACCGTCGAGACCTATCGGCGTGCGGACGACCCGGTGCTCGGGCCCCGGCTCGAGATGAGCATCGTCGTGACGGATCCTGTGTACCTCGACGGTCCATGGGAGATGGGCTGGCAGAAGCCCCACGCCGCCGAGGAGTACGAGTTCACCGGAGTCGATTGCCGGTTACCCCTTCGGGCCAGCTCCAACTGA